In Zingiber officinale cultivar Zhangliang chromosome 3B, Zo_v1.1, whole genome shotgun sequence, a single window of DNA contains:
- the LOC121967145 gene encoding probable receptor-like protein kinase At1g30570 isoform X1 yields MAMLVRGEARCVMVGLQMDTNGKELLEWAINRVTKQGDSIVAVNVCRDSGLKNTITTLSLVAMLRDFLVAYEGACNLKKVSLVGRVVRGKSIQKVLVNEAKLCAATDIVVGANTHISMGGSALVAKYCAKKLPPAISVITVQDGQVIFEKKATLEKTSARGPKPRRLRNILYKGLSMQQSIAIPTPNAEKEAVKESRKPLNYDFKNDEDDEAISNAKNHVREEIRADTQTSITVFVRQLPQPVIGWPLLRKAVQENIAEEKADGARRLSVVQWAMALPDRNFSSVQPLFQLTKELMTILDKNNSSCKWFHYEELLSSTNQFSSENLIGKGGTGLVYRGKLGSGKEVAIKLLQLSTESSRDFLQEVDIVTKLDHQHVVSLLGICVQKNNLISIFKYFVNGSLEEILCGKNVERPLPWDTRTKVAMGIAEALNYLHHGPQTVIHRDVKSSNILLDDKFEPQLSDFGLAIWAHKTSKYLAQNDIVGTFGYLAPEYFMYGKASHKIDVYAFGVVLLELITGRMAINDNNPKGQESLVMWATQVIENGNLMDLLDPKLDTNYDKDQMRRMILAASLCITRIPLLRPAIDKICSLLQGEDDIEKWICNQKDSMSDMVDWLDEEIYPPCSIGSLALINMDHNASVIGCEQHQFGSWQEYLRGRWSRSSSFN; encoded by the exons ATGGCTATGTTGGTGAGAGGAGAGGCAAGGTGTGTGATGGTGGGTCTGCAGATGGATACCAATGGCAAGGAATTACTTGAGTGGGCAATCAACAGAGTTACCAAACAAGGCGACAGCATTGTCGCAGTGAATGTCTGCAGAGATTCCG GTCTGAAAAACACCATCACCACTCTGTCCCTAGTAGCCATGCTACGAGACTTTCTGGTAGCATATGAAGGCGCCTGCAATCTTAAGAAA GTTTCCCTTGTTGGTCGGGTTGTTCGGGGTAAGTCGAttcagaaagtcctagtgaatgaggCCAAACTTTGTGCTGCCACGGACATAGTCGTCGGAGCAAACACGCATATCTCAATGGG GGGCTCTGCCTTAGTTGCTAAGTACTGTGCCAAGAAGCTACCTCCTGCCATTTCCGTAATAACAGTTCAAGATGGACAAGTCATCTTTGAAAAGAAAGCCACTCTCGAAAAAACATCTGCAA GAGGACCAAAACCCCGACGTCTTCGAAATATTCTATATAAAGGTCTTAGTATGCAGCAGAGCATAGCCATACCCACACCGAATGCTGAAAAAGAGGCTGTTAAAGAATCTCGGAAACCATTGAATTATGATTTCAAAAATGATGAAGATGATGAGGCAATCTCAAATGCCAAAAATCATGTCCGTGAGGAAATAAGAGCAGATACTCAAACTTCCATCACTGTGTTCGTCAGACAGTTGCCACAGCCTGTGATAGGTTGGCCTCTACTGCGAAAAGCAGTGCAAGAAAACATTGCTGAGGAGAAGGCCGATGGTGCTCGAAGATTGTCAGTCGTTCAATGGGCCATGGCTTTACCTGATAGGAATTTCTCATCAGTCCAGCCACTGTTTCAGCTTACCAAGGAATTGATGACAATCCTCGACAAGAATAACTCAAGCTGCAAATGGTTTCATTACGAGGAACTCCTGAGTTCAACTAATCAGTTCTCTTCAG AAAATTTGATAGGCAAAGGAGGAACTGGCCTAGTATACAGAGGCAAGCTTGGGAGTGGGAAAGAGGTTGCTATAAAGTTATTACAACTGTCTACAGAATCATCAAGGGATTTCCTTCAGGAGGTTGatatagttactaagctagatcACCAACATGTAGTCTCATTATTAGGCATTTGCGTACAGAAGAACAATCTTATTTCCATATTCAAGTATTTTGTTAATGGAAGTTTAGAGGAAATTTTATGTG GAAAAAATGTCGAACGACCACTACCTTGGGACACAAGAACCAAAGTGGCAATGGGGATTGCGGAGGCTCTCAACTATCTTCATCATGGTCCTCAAACAGTAATCCACAGAGATGTGAAATCTTCGAACATTCTTCTTGATGACAAATTTGAACCTCAG TTATCTGATTTTGGCTTAGCTATTTGGGCTCATAAAACATCAAAGTACCTTGCACAAAATGACATCGTTGGAACTTTCGG ATACCTTGCACCTGAGTACTTCATGTATGGAAAAGCAAGCCATAAGATTGATGTCTATGCTTTTGGCGTTGTTCTACTGGAATTAATAACAGGAAGAATGGCCATCAATGACAACAATCCTAAAGGTCAAGAAAGTTTGGTGATGTGG GCGACACAAGTTATTGAGAATGGAAATTTGATGGATCTACTGGATCCCAAACTTGACACCAACTATGATAAAGACCAGATGAGAAGAATGATCTTAGCTGCATCTCTTTGCATAACAAGGATACCTCTATTACGACCTGCAATCGACAAG ATATGCAGCCTTTTACAAGGAGAAGATGACATTGAGAAATGGATATGCAACCAGAAAGATTCAATGTCAGATATGGTAGATTGgcttgatgaagaaatctatcCACCTTGTAGTATTGGATCACTTGCATTGATCAACATGGACCACAATGCATCAGTGATAGGCTGTGAACAACATCAGTTTGGTTCCTGGCAGGAATATCTCCGAGGTCGATGGAGTCGTTCTTCTAGTTTTAATTAG
- the LOC121967145 gene encoding receptor-like cytosolic serine/threonine-protein kinase RBK1 isoform X2, whose translation MGGSALVAKYCAKKLPPAISVITVQDGQVIFEKKATLEKTSARGPKPRRLRNILYKGLSMQQSIAIPTPNAEKEAVKESRKPLNYDFKNDEDDEAISNAKNHVREEIRADTQTSITVFVRQLPQPVIGWPLLRKAVQENIAEEKADGARRLSVVQWAMALPDRNFSSVQPLFQLTKELMTILDKNNSSCKWFHYEELLSSTNQFSSENLIGKGGTGLVYRGKLGSGKEVAIKLLQLSTESSRDFLQEVDIVTKLDHQHVVSLLGICVQKNNLISIFKYFVNGSLEEILCGKNVERPLPWDTRTKVAMGIAEALNYLHHGPQTVIHRDVKSSNILLDDKFEPQLSDFGLAIWAHKTSKYLAQNDIVGTFGYLAPEYFMYGKASHKIDVYAFGVVLLELITGRMAINDNNPKGQESLVMWATQVIENGNLMDLLDPKLDTNYDKDQMRRMILAASLCITRIPLLRPAIDKICSLLQGEDDIEKWICNQKDSMSDMVDWLDEEIYPPCSIGSLALINMDHNASVIGCEQHQFGSWQEYLRGRWSRSSSFN comes from the exons ATGGG GGGCTCTGCCTTAGTTGCTAAGTACTGTGCCAAGAAGCTACCTCCTGCCATTTCCGTAATAACAGTTCAAGATGGACAAGTCATCTTTGAAAAGAAAGCCACTCTCGAAAAAACATCTGCAA GAGGACCAAAACCCCGACGTCTTCGAAATATTCTATATAAAGGTCTTAGTATGCAGCAGAGCATAGCCATACCCACACCGAATGCTGAAAAAGAGGCTGTTAAAGAATCTCGGAAACCATTGAATTATGATTTCAAAAATGATGAAGATGATGAGGCAATCTCAAATGCCAAAAATCATGTCCGTGAGGAAATAAGAGCAGATACTCAAACTTCCATCACTGTGTTCGTCAGACAGTTGCCACAGCCTGTGATAGGTTGGCCTCTACTGCGAAAAGCAGTGCAAGAAAACATTGCTGAGGAGAAGGCCGATGGTGCTCGAAGATTGTCAGTCGTTCAATGGGCCATGGCTTTACCTGATAGGAATTTCTCATCAGTCCAGCCACTGTTTCAGCTTACCAAGGAATTGATGACAATCCTCGACAAGAATAACTCAAGCTGCAAATGGTTTCATTACGAGGAACTCCTGAGTTCAACTAATCAGTTCTCTTCAG AAAATTTGATAGGCAAAGGAGGAACTGGCCTAGTATACAGAGGCAAGCTTGGGAGTGGGAAAGAGGTTGCTATAAAGTTATTACAACTGTCTACAGAATCATCAAGGGATTTCCTTCAGGAGGTTGatatagttactaagctagatcACCAACATGTAGTCTCATTATTAGGCATTTGCGTACAGAAGAACAATCTTATTTCCATATTCAAGTATTTTGTTAATGGAAGTTTAGAGGAAATTTTATGTG GAAAAAATGTCGAACGACCACTACCTTGGGACACAAGAACCAAAGTGGCAATGGGGATTGCGGAGGCTCTCAACTATCTTCATCATGGTCCTCAAACAGTAATCCACAGAGATGTGAAATCTTCGAACATTCTTCTTGATGACAAATTTGAACCTCAG TTATCTGATTTTGGCTTAGCTATTTGGGCTCATAAAACATCAAAGTACCTTGCACAAAATGACATCGTTGGAACTTTCGG ATACCTTGCACCTGAGTACTTCATGTATGGAAAAGCAAGCCATAAGATTGATGTCTATGCTTTTGGCGTTGTTCTACTGGAATTAATAACAGGAAGAATGGCCATCAATGACAACAATCCTAAAGGTCAAGAAAGTTTGGTGATGTGG GCGACACAAGTTATTGAGAATGGAAATTTGATGGATCTACTGGATCCCAAACTTGACACCAACTATGATAAAGACCAGATGAGAAGAATGATCTTAGCTGCATCTCTTTGCATAACAAGGATACCTCTATTACGACCTGCAATCGACAAG ATATGCAGCCTTTTACAAGGAGAAGATGACATTGAGAAATGGATATGCAACCAGAAAGATTCAATGTCAGATATGGTAGATTGgcttgatgaagaaatctatcCACCTTGTAGTATTGGATCACTTGCATTGATCAACATGGACCACAATGCATCAGTGATAGGCTGTGAACAACATCAGTTTGGTTCCTGGCAGGAATATCTCCGAGGTCGATGGAGTCGTTCTTCTAGTTTTAATTAG